The following DNA comes from Candidatus Palauibacter soopunensis.
CCCGGTCTCATCCATGAACGGGATCTGGATCGCCCCGCGGTACGCGCGGCCGTAGGAGCCTCCCCAGGACACGGCCGTGATCGCCGGACCTTCCGGCGCCTGCGGCCCGCACCCGAGCGTGAACACCGCGGCGACCGCGAGCAGGACGAGCGCCACACCGCGCGACGCGTGGATTGCAGATCTCTTCTTCATGTTCATGCGTTTCTCCGAGCCTCCTCGTCCCCTTCGAAGTCCAGCGCGCGGCAGTCGTTGACGGTCCATCCGATGCGAACGGCGTCGCCGACCATCATGGCGCCGTGTCCCACGATGTTCGGGATCTTGGCCACGACATCCCGGTGCCCGCAGGCGGCCAGCCGGACGCGCAGGTGGTCGCCGAGAAACGTCATGTCCTCGATGACGGCCTCGACCTCGTTGTGGTACAGACCGTCCTCGGGCTTGATCGCGATCCGTTCGGGGCGAATCGAGAGCGTGACCATGTCGCCGACCCCGCACGGGGCGATCCGGAAGGCACGGATCCGCTCGCCCCCCACATCCACTTCGCACAGGTCATCCTCGACGAGCGCCACCCGGCCGTGGAGCCGGTTGTTTTCGCCGATGAAGCGGGCGACGAACGCGCGTTCGGGCTCCTCGTAGAGCCCCTCCGCGCCGGCGATCTGCTCGATCCGGCCGCCATTGAGGACGGCGATCCGATCCGACATCACCATCGCCTCCTGCTGGTCGTGCGTGACGTAGACGACGGTCACACCGAGCCTCTGGTGGATGGAGCGGATCTCATACTGCATTTCCTCGCGCAGGCTGCGGTCCAGGGCGCCGAGCGGCTCGTCCATCAACACGAGGTCGGGTTCGAACACGAGGGCCCGCGCGATGGCCACGCGCTGTTGCTGGCCGCCGGAAAGCTGGCCGGGGCGCCGGTCCTCGAGGCCACCGAGGCGGACGAGGTCGAGCGCACGTTCGACGCGCTCGCGGCGCTGTTCCTCCGCGATGCCTCGCACTTCCAGGGGGAACGCGAGGTTCGCGCCGACCGTCATGTGCGGAAAGAGCGCATAGTTCTGGAACACCATCCCGATCCCCCGCTTGCGGGGCGGAAGGTCCTGGACGGAGCGTCCGCCGATGCGGATCGCGCCGGACGTCGCGGTCTGAAAGCCCGCGAGCATCATCAGGATGGTCGTCTTCCCCGAACCCGAAGGACCGAGGAGGGTCACGAACTCGCCCTTGCCGATGCCGAGGTTGAGATCGTCGACGACCAGCGTACGGCCGTCGTAGCTCTTGCTCACGTCCTCGAACTCCACGTGCGTGGCCTGACTGCGACGGTCGCTCTCCGCGCCGGTGGGACCCGCGATCATCTGGCGATTCTGCCTTGTTTTTCGGAATATGAAATGGTGATCAGCCCCGGATGGGGCCGACCAACTTGAAACCGGCGGCGCCAATCCGCGAGGGTACGCGGCCGTGGCTGTTTCGAGCGGAGGAGGAACGATGAAGATCAGGAATCGAACGGCGGGACGGGTCACGTGGGCCACCTGCCTGCTCGCGCCCGTGGCCGCGTTCGCGCTTGCGGTCGGAGGAGAACCGGGCGCGAAGATGGACTCGGCCTCCGCGGCACAGGCCTTCGTCTCCCTGCTCGACGAGGCGGGACGGGAGAAGGCGCTCTTCTCCCTCGAGGACGAGGAGCGTTTCAACTGGCACTTCGTCCCGAGGGCCCGGAACGGACTGCCGCTCGCCGACATGACGACCGCGCAGCGCGGCGCCGCGCACGATCTCCTTCAGGCCGCCATGAGCAGCCAGGGCTTTCTGAAGGCCAGCGCGATCATCGAACTGGAGCGCATCCTCGGACTCCTGGAAGGACGGCCCGAGCGCCGGGACCCGGAGAACTACTATGTCTCGATCTTCGGCGACCCCGCGTCGGACGGGCCCTGGGCGTGGCGTTTCGAAGGACATCACCTCTCCCTCAACTTCTCGTCGCCCTCGGGTCTGCTCACGGTGACGGGACCCGCGTTCATGGGCGCGAACCCGGCCCGCGTGCCATCGGGTCCGAAGGCGGGCTGGCGGCCGCTGGGGCGGGAGGAAGACCTGGCCCGGGCGCTGATGCGGAGCTTCACGCCGGACCAGCGCGAGCGGGCGACGATCGCGACCGAAGCCCCCAGCGACATCCTCACCGGGAACGACCGCGAGGCCCGGCTCGACGCGTTCGAGGGCCTTCCCGCCGACGCCATGACCGCGGAGCAGCGCGCGATCCTGTTCGAGATCGTGCACGAGTACGCGGGGAACGCGACGACGGGCGCCGACTGGATGGCGCGGGTCGAAAACGAGATTCCGGCGAGCGACATCCACTTCGCCTGGGCCGGGCCGCTCGACCCCGGCGAGGGACACTACTACCGCGTCCACGCTCCGGTCTTCCTGATCGAGTACGACAATACGCAGAACGACGCGAACCACGTCCACTCGGTGTGGCGGGACCTGGAGAACGACTTCGGGGGCGACGCGCTGGCGCGCCACTACGAGGAGTCCGACCACCACTAGCGGGCGCTAGCGGCCGATGAGCCTCAGGAAGCGGGGATCTTCGCGCACCCGCTCGAAATCGTCCGCGCCCGGCAGGGTGCGCCGCCGGCCGGGATTGAGTTCCACCGCCCGCTCCAGGGCGTCGAAGGCGTCGTCTTCGCGTCCGTCGGCGAGCAGGATCGCGGCCAGCGTCACCCACGCGTTGTCGTTCTCCGGCGACCTGGCCGAGGCTTCGCGCGCCAGCGCCAGGGCGCCCTGCAGATCGCCGTCCTGCCTCATCCGCGAGGCTTCGCGCAGCATCTGGCCCGAACGGTACATGTTGAGGACCCGGCGCAGTTCGGCGAGCGGTTCGTCGTGGTCGTCCACCCGGATGTCGACAACGCGGTCGCTGTAGCCGCCGTTGACACGCGGAGCAACGACGAGGATGGCGCCGGACTGCATGCCGCGGGCGTCGCCGCCTGCCGCCTGCGCGGCGTCGAGCGCGTCCATGAGCCGTTCCGCGAGCGGTCCCGTCGACGATTCGAACGAGGCCGCCATCGCGTCGACGACCTCGGGGCCGGTGAGGATGTTCCCCTGAGCACAGTAGTCCACGCCGCACTTGTGGCCCTTCCAGTCGCTCGCGCCGGCGCCCGTCCAGGCGGCCGTCCGTCCCTGCTGGTCGAGGATCGCAACCTGGCGGCGATCCCGGCCCTCGTCGCTCCCCACCATCATCTCGAGGGCCTCCTCGGGTGAGTAGCCGGCCTGGAGGAGCTGGATGCCGATCGCCCCGTACATCGGGTTCGCGGCGGCCTGGTGAGCGATAATCACGAGTCCGCCCTTCGCGTGCATGGCGCGGTTCCCCGCCCCGAACGCCTTCGACTGCACGCCCATCCCCAGTTCGCCGGTCGCCGGATCGCGCCCGATGATGGAGTAGGTCCCGAGGTAGTTCGGATCGAAGAGGTTTTCGCTGTTCCCGGACGTCGGGACCATGCGCGGCTCGGGGACCGCCTCGGGCGAAGCCCACGCGCCTCCCAGTGCGCGATGGACGGCGAGCCGCGCCAGGGCCAGATCCCGCGTCGCGCCCGCCAGCGCCGCCTCGACGTTCAGGAGCGTGCGCAGGGCGTCGAGATAGTCCGTGTAGCCCACGACCCCCGACTCGTACCGCTGCGACTGAAGCTCCATTGTAGCCAGCGCCTCGTCGCGCTGTGAGGCGAGGAACGCGTGCCGCCGGGCCTCGTTCTCCAGACCGGCGAGCGCGGTTTCGACTTCGTTCACCGCCGTCACGACCGTCCGTCCGTACGCGTTCGCGGCCTCATCGAAGCGGGCCTCGGCGAGCGCGAGATTGTTCCGAAGCCGGCCGGCCTGGAAGATGGGCGCGGTGAGGTTCGTGATCAGATTCGTGAACCACTGCTGCGCGTTGAAGAGTTCGCCGGCATCCGCGCTTGCCAGCCCGATGGAACCGGACAGCGAGAGCGACGGAAGCAGTTGGGCCCGACGCGCGCCGATGCTGTAGCGGGCCGCGTCGAGCCGCTGGCCCGCCGCCCGTACATCGGGCCGCTGGTACAGGAGGTCGGCCGGAATCCCGGCGGGGACGGGATCTGCCGCGAGTTGCGGCGCGAGGGCGTCGGGCAGAATCGCCTCGACGTCCTCCCGATAGCCGCCCAGGAGAACGGCCAGGCGGGCCTCGGCGCTCGTGAGCTGCGTCTCGAGTCGCGGCAGCCCCGCCTGAGTGTTCCTGAGGTCCTGGCGAACCTGGGACAGCGTCCAGGAATCGATCAGGCCGCGGTCGTAGCTGGTCGAAGCCAACGACTCTCGTTCAAGCAGCACCTCCACCGTCTCGCCGGCCAGTTCGGTCTGCTGCCGCAGGCTGACGATGTCGAAATACGTCGTAATGGTCTCGGCCAGGATGCCGATCCGCGCCGCATGGAAATCCGACTCCGACGCCAGGTATTCCGACCCCGCCGCCCGCGCGTCGTTGCGTGCGCGTCCCCAGAAGTCCAGCTCCCAGGCGAAATCCGCGCTGACGGAATACGTCGTCAGCTCGATTCTGTCCGGAAACGCGAACCCGGCGATCGAATCCCCCGGACCGCCCAGACCGAGGGCCTGTATCTGCGCGCCGATGCCGGCGTCCGTCGGCGTGTCGGTATCGGTGACGTTTCCGCTCGCCCCCACGCTCGGGAAGAGGTCGGCCCGTGCGATGCGCGCCCTCGCGCGCGCCTGGCGGACCCGCGCAACGCCCGCGGCAAGGTCGAAGTTGGAGGCGAGTACGGAATCGACCACGGCGTCGAGCACCGGATCCCGGAACGTCGTCCACCACTCCAGCGGCTCGTACGCCCCCGGCTGCAGCCTTGCCGAGAAATCGTCCGGGATCTCCGCCACCGGCTCCGGAAGGGACGGCCCCGGAGCCAGCGAACAGGCGGAGAGAAGCAGCAGCGGGGCGACCCCCGGCCATTTCGTCACACGCGGTGCTCCCGTGGGCGTCATCGCGTGCTCAGGGCGCGATGCTGAAGCCGAACACCAGGTGCGCGCGGTCCTGGTCGGGATTCAGGATGTACGCGACGCTCACCGGCACGGCGAAGGTTTCGGTGATCGCGAGATCCTTGCTCGCCGTGACGCCCAGGTTCACCAGGGCCGCTTCGTCGGTGCCGTAGAAGTCGCTCTCGCCGCCCACAAACCCCATGTGCAGCCCGACGCCCACTCCGGAGATCTCGAAGGGCACGCCCACCTCCGCGTACAGCACGCTGCTCTTGGTAAGCACCCCTCCGAACAGGGAGATCGGGAAGGTCTCCGGACCCGAGAAGGCGAGCGACATCTCCACGGTGTGCGCCGCCCCGGCCCCGAAACCCGCGTCGGCGCCGGGCGAGGGGAAGTAGTAGTCGGTGATTCCGACGGCGACGGAGAGGCCCGATTCGGCCGTCACCGTGTAGGTCGCCCAGAGGTCGTTCTCGTTGGCGGAGGCCCCCGACGCGGAAATGGAGTACGAACCCCACGCCCCGAACTCGAGCCCTCCGGCCCCGAAGGTGATCGCGGGCTGCACGGCCATGGATTCGCCGAAGTCGACGCCGCGCCAAACATAGCGGCTCACGACATCGGCCCCGATGGAGGCGGACTGGCCCCACACCGGGACGGCGAAGGCGAAGAGGGCCGCGACGGCAGTGGCGAGCCGGAGGCCCCGCAACCGGAACGAATCAACGCGGATCACAGGCACGATTCTTCTCCTCTCCCAATGGTGACCCGGGTGCGAAGCATGGACTCCGCCGAACCCCGGAAAACGCCGCGAGTGGGCGGAACATCGGCATAATCGCGGCCCACCGCGACCCGCACGTGGCGCACATCGCATTGCGTGTCGTTGGTCGGATCGAAGCCGATCCAGCCAATGCCCGGGAACCAGCTCTCGACCCAGGCGTGGCTTTCACCCGTCGTTGCGCTACCGCCGTTCTCGCCGTCCGGACCCAGATAGCCGGACACGTATCGGGTCGGGATCCCCCAGCCCCGCAGGATCGAGGCCATGACGTGAGCGTAGTCCTGGCACACGCCCTCGCGGCTCTCGAGGATGCGCTCGATCGGCGAATCCACGGCGGTCGTACCTGGAATATAATCAAACGACTCGTGGAGCCGGCTGCACAGGGCCGTGGCGGTCGCCAGCGGATCGTCCCCGCGTTCGAGGCCGCAGTTCGTGATGAAATCGGCGAGGAGCGGCGAGGAGCGGACGAAACGGCTCGGTTGCAGCATCAGCCCGAGTTCGGGCGCGCTCGCCTCGGCGCCGAGCCGGACCCACGCGTCCTCCCCGACCTCGAGGGGCGTCTCCGGTATCGGCCCCACCTCCACCGTCGAACGTCCGACGATCGAGAGACGGCGGTGCTTCCCGGGGCGATTGAAGAAGTGGCCCCGGTTGCGAAACGGCCCTTCGAATTCGAATACGGAGCCGGACGGGTCCGTCTCGATCGTGAACCCGCGCACGACCTGCCTTCGGTCCTGCACGGGGTGCAGGTAAAGCGTCATGACGGACACTTGCACCGGGGCGCTGTAGACGAACTCGATCGCGTGTTCGATGGTGTAGCGCGCAATCATGACGGGAGCCCCGCGGCGACCGGGTAGTCGACGTACGTGGCCTGCACGAGGCTGTGCAGGGTCCGGCTGTCGCGCGTCAGAGACTCGAAGACCTCCCCGGACGCGGCACCGGGTGGGGTACCGGCCTCGCCCGGGTCGAGTTCGAGGGCCGCGGCCATGCGAAGCACCATGCGGTGTGGCGAGGCGAGCGGCGGGCGTCCGCCCGCCGGGTCGATTCCGCGCAGCGCGGACTCGATGCGGTCCGTCGCGTAGCGCAGGGAACGGGAAACCTCCGGGTTCCGCATCAGAAAGCCGAGCACCGAGCTACGGTGCAAGGCGAGCGACCGGTCCCGGCGGTAGGGCTCGAAGGCGCCGCACACGCGCAGCAAATCGGCCCAGGAGAGGACGAGGCCGTCACCCTCCGGCCGCGCGATCCGATTCCACACGTCGAGCAGCACGACCTGCTGCTGCAGCCGCTCGACGTAGCGGCCGAGTTCGAGGAACCGCCACGCATCGTCACGCGCCATGCTGGCGTCCACGACGCCGGCGAGGAGGCGGAGCCGGTCCATCGCCTGGCTCACCAGGGCCGCGGGTCCCTCGCCCCAGGCGTCGGCGAACTCCGTCTCCTGGAGCCAGAGGAACCCCTGGTTCAGGCACACCCATACGCGCAGCGGCAGCCGGGGCCGGATCTCCCTGGCGTTCTCCCGCGCCATCCCCCAGCACGAAATCATCGATGCCGGGTTCGTCGTGTCTTCGACGAGGCCGCCCGTCAACGTGTAGGCATCCGCGATGAGGAAGGCTTCGGCCTCGTCCACATCGGCCGGCGCCTGCGGAGGGGACTGACTCAGTGCCCGGTAGACAACCCGCCACCCGAGGGCGAGTTCGTCGGCATCCGCATCGACGAGCCGGGTCAGCTGGTACTCGAGCAGACGGGCCGTGTTTTCGGTCCGTTCCGCGTAGCGGCCAAGCCAGTAGAAGTTCGCCGCCATCCGCGCTAGCATCGTCCGTCGCCCCTCTCCGGCCCGCTACTCACGGAGGATCCAGAGATCCTTGCAGCCTCCGCCCTGGCTGGAGTTCACGACGAGGCTTCCCTTGCGCAGCGCGACGCGGCACAGGCCGCCGGGGACCACGTGCTGCTTTTCCTTCCCCTGGAGGACGAAGGGGCGCAGGTCCACGTGGCGAGGCTCCAGGCGTCCGTCCACGAAGCAGCCCGCCCGGGAAAGGGGCAGCACCGGCTGCGAGATGTAGTTCGCCGGGTCGCTCCGCAGTTGCTCCGCGAACGCCTTCCGCTCGGCCTTCGTGGCATGCGGGCCCACGAGCATCCCGTAGCCCCCCGACCCTCCCACCTCCTTGACGACGAGTTCCTTGAGGTTGTCCAGCGTGTAGGCGAGACCGTCCGGCTCTCGGCAGAGATGGGTTTCCACGTTGGCCAGAATCGGCTCTTCATCCAGGAAATAGCGGATGAGGCGCGGGACGTACGCGTATAGCGCCTTGTCGTCCGCCACGCCCGTGCCCGGCGCGTTGGCGAGCACCAGGTTGCCGGCGCGGTAGGCGTGGAAGAGGCCGGCGGCCCCGAGCACGGAGTCTTCCCGGAAGGCGACCGGATCGAGAAAATCGTCATCGATCCGTCGGTAGAGCACGTCGATCCGCCGCAGACCCGCGGCCGTGCGAGCGTACAGCGTCGCGTCGTGCACAACGAGATCCCGCCCCTCCACCAGATCGACGCCCATCTCGCCGGCCAGGAACGCATGCTCGTAGTAGGCCGAGTTGTACCGGCCCGGCGTCAGCACCGCCATGCGGGGCGTCTCCGCGGTCAGCGAGAGCGACGCGATCGTCGAGTAGAGGCGCTCCGGATAGTCGGCCACCTCGCGGACCCCATACGCCCGATACAGATAGGGGAAGGCCCATTTCATCGCCGTGCGGCAGGCGAGCATGTAGGAAACGCCCGACGGGACCCGGAGATTGTCCTCCAGCACCGAGAAGGTGTCACCCGCGCGCACGATGTCCGTCCCGCACACGGCAACGTACACGTCGTGCGGCACCTTCATCCCCCGCATCTCGATACGGTACTGCGGACAGCCGAGCACGAGGTCGACGGGAACGATGCCATCCCGCAGCGACTTCCCGTCGTGGTAGACGTCGTGCAGGAACAGGTTGAGGGCCGTGAGGCGCTGCTTCAGCCCCCGCTCGATGTGATCCCACTCCTCGGCGGTGATGAGGCGGGGCACGCAGTCGATGGGGATGATCTGCTCCGAGACATCCTCGACGCCGAGGACCGTGAACGTGATCCCCTCATGGACGAAACGGCGATACACGCCGTCCTGGAGCCGTTCCAGGTCTTCCGGGGGGATTTTGGAGAGGGCGGCCCCGAGTCGGCGGGCCCGCGCCCGTGGGGTGCCGTCCTCGTTGAACAACTCGTCGTGAAAAGCGGAATCCAGCTCGTAGTGCCGGAAAGGCCCGGACCCCGCCGAGATCGCGGGGTCCGGGTCGGCATAGCCGTGATCGACGAACTTCACCGCCGACATTGAACGCTACCCGTGGGCGGACGCTCAGTCCGCGTCGCGGAAGTCGTTGTCGTCGTCCGGATCCACCATGAGGACGAATTCGGGGTAGGCATCGATCCCGAGTTCCGCCGCGTCCTGGCCGATGCTCTCGACGCTCCGCGACACGCGAACGCCCATCGTCCTGTCCAGCACCGTCCAGAGGATCCAGGAGACGAAGAAGGCGAACGCGCCGATGGCCGCGACGCCGGTCAACTGCACCCAGAAATTGCCGCCGGCCGCGATGCACGTGGCGAGCGTGCCCCAGATTCCCGCAAACAGGTGTGCGGGCACGGCCCCGACCACGTCGTCGATCCGCCGCACCTCCAGCAGCTTCAGCCCCAACATGCAGAGGAGGGAGCCGACCGCGCCGATCAGGATCGCCCACAGCGAGTTCGTGATGTTCGGTCCCGCCGTGATCGCCACCATGCCCGAGATCGCCCCGTTGAGCGTGGCGAAGAGGTCGACCCGGCCCAGGATCGACCGGGACAGGCAGAGCGCCGTGATGACGCCGGCCGCGGCGGCCAGGTTCGTGTTCACGAGGATGTTGCTCATCGACACCGCGTTGACGACGCCAGAGAGGGCGAGTTCGGAGCCGCCGTTGAAGCCGAACCAGCCCATCCAGAGGATGAACACCCCCAGCGTGACGGCGGGGATGTTCGACGGGGGGGTCGGCTTGATGGAGCCGTCCTTGCGGTACTTGCCCCAGCGCGGACCCACGACGAGCGCGCCGGCGAGCGCCGCCCAGCCGCCGGTCGAGTGCACGATCGTCGAGCCGGCGAAGTCCGTGAAGCCCCTCTGTCCGAGCCAGCCGCCGCCCCACGTCCAGGCGCCGACGATGGGGTAGATGACCGCGGTGAGCGCGCCCACGAAGACGAAGAAGGTCCACAGCTTGACCCGCTCGGCCAGCGCCCCCGAGACGATCGAGGCGGTCGTGGCGACGAAGACCATCTGGAAGAACCAGTCCGACATCACGGAGTAGCCGTTCTCCGCCACCGCGGCGGCCGCGCCTTCGTTCCCGCCGATAAGCGCGACCTCGTCGGCGGACGGGCCGTAAAAGAAGCTGATCGACCCGATCACGCTCCCGACGTCGACGTACATGAGGTTGTAGCCGATGACGTAGTAGGCGAGACCCGCGATGGCGTACAGCCCGATGTTCTTCATGCAGATCATCGACGCGCTCTTGGACCGCACGGAACCGGCTTCGAGCATCGTGAAGCCCGCGCACATCCACATCACGAGCACGCCCCAGACGAGGAACGAGTACGTGTTGAGGACGAACCCGAGATCTCCGGCAACGTCCTGCGCGGCGAGGAGGGCCGGCGCCAGGAGAAGGCCCACGCCGGAGAGCAGCGCGGCGGGTGCGAGGTTCCTTCCCGCCGCGAACCGGCGGGACCAGCATACCTGATGGGTGCTCACGGCGGCTCCTTCTTCAACAGGTTTTTCGTCCGATCATGGCCCTTCGCGACTCGCGGTTTAGGTTGCGTGCCTGCTCGGCATCGCGCAACGGGTTCTCGGGGCGCCGGTAGCCGAACGGCGGCGGCCGATTATCTTCGGGTGTGACCGGGCTACACCGGAATCTTCGACGAGAGGGCATATCGCTATGTGGAAACGCTCCATCGGAGTGGTCGCCGCATTTGGGCTGGGACTGACGCTTCCGGCAGTCCACCCCCTCCTTGCCCAGGAAATCCGGGCGCGTGGCGGCTCCACCGTCACGGTGGGCGCCCGAGTCCAGGCGCAGTACGAGGCTTCGAGCGTTGACGAGGCGCCTTCGTCCTTCTTCATCCGCCGCGCGTGGGTGACGATCGACGGGCAACTCAACGATCTCGTCGGAGCCAGGGCGCAGTTCAACATCGACGGCGCAGCGGTTCTGGAAGCGTATCTGGAACTCACACCGAGCGAGGCGCTGGAGATCCAGCTGGGGCAGTTCAAGAAGGGGATGTCGTATTTCTGGCTGGTGCCCAACTCCTGGCTCCCGATCATCGAACGAGACGCCAGGGTCACCGGCGTGGATCACTGCCCCGGCGTCGGCAGCGTATGCACCTTCGGCCGTCTCACCGGCGCGCTGGGCCTGGACAACTACGAGCCGGGCATCCTCGCGCAGGGGCGCGTCAGCCCGCATTTCGGCTACCGCTTCACGCTCACCAACGGCGAGGGGATCGGGAACAAGGACGTGAACACCGGGAAGTCGGCCTCGGGCCAGCTCTCCCTGTTCCCGACCGGGGGGAACACGCGGGTGTCCGCCTACTTCGCCCTGGACGAGACGCTGAACAGCCGGGAGGAGACGATGGGCGTCCCGGCAGTCGGGGCCGAGGTGGAACTCGGCACCTGGCTCGGCGGTCCCCACCTGATCGCCAACGTCCTGCAGGGCCGCAACTGGAAGCTGAACGATGACGCGAAGTTCTCCGCCTTCCAGTTCATGGCCTTCTGGTATCTGCCCATGGCGCCCGAGTCGCAGTTCTCGGGGATCGAGCCGATGCTTCGCGTAAGCTGGGTCGATTCAGGCGCTGAGAATCCGGAAAAGGTCACCGGGACGGTGGTCACGCCCGGCGTCATGGTGTACTTCACGGGTCGAAACGGGATTTCCACGAACGTGGACTTCTACAGTTCGGGCGGCCGGTCGGACTGGTCCTGGAAGGTCCAGGCGTTCGCTTTCTTCTGATCGGGCCCGGTCGGGCCGCGACGGATCAGGGGCCGCGACGGATCAGGGGGCGCGACGGATCGCCGGCGCGCCCCCTGTTTTGCTTCCGGTCTTTTTCTACTTGAAGCTCGCCTGAGCTTCCTCGACCGTATCGAAGACCTTGGTCAGCCGCACGAAACCGCT
Coding sequences within:
- a CDS encoding ABC transporter ATP-binding protein, with translation MIAGPTGAESDRRSQATHVEFEDVSKSYDGRTLVVDDLNLGIGKGEFVTLLGPSGSGKTTILMMLAGFQTATSGAIRIGGRSVQDLPPRKRGIGMVFQNYALFPHMTVGANLAFPLEVRGIAEEQRRERVERALDLVRLGGLEDRRPGQLSGGQQQRVAIARALVFEPDLVLMDEPLGALDRSLREEMQYEIRSIHQRLGVTVVYVTHDQQEAMVMSDRIAVLNGGRIEQIAGAEGLYEEPERAFVARFIGENNRLHGRVALVEDDLCEVDVGGERIRAFRIAPCGVGDMVTLSIRPERIAIKPEDGLYHNEVEAVIEDMTFLGDHLRVRLAACGHRDVVAKIPNIVGHGAMMVGDAVRIGWTVNDCRALDFEGDEEARRNA
- a CDS encoding DUF3500 domain-containing protein, whose translation is MKIRNRTAGRVTWATCLLAPVAAFALAVGGEPGAKMDSASAAQAFVSLLDEAGREKALFSLEDEERFNWHFVPRARNGLPLADMTTAQRGAAHDLLQAAMSSQGFLKASAIIELERILGLLEGRPERRDPENYYVSIFGDPASDGPWAWRFEGHHLSLNFSSPSGLLTVTGPAFMGANPARVPSGPKAGWRPLGREEDLARALMRSFTPDQRERATIATEAPSDILTGNDREARLDAFEGLPADAMTAEQRAILFEIVHEYAGNATTGADWMARVENEIPASDIHFAWAGPLDPGEGHYYRVHAPVFLIEYDNTQNDANHVHSVWRDLENDFGGDALARHYEESDHH
- a CDS encoding efflux transporter outer membrane subunit, yielding MTKWPGVAPLLLLSACSLAPGPSLPEPVAEIPDDFSARLQPGAYEPLEWWTTFRDPVLDAVVDSVLASNFDLAAGVARVRQARARARIARADLFPSVGASGNVTDTDTPTDAGIGAQIQALGLGGPGDSIAGFAFPDRIELTTYSVSADFAWELDFWGRARNDARAAGSEYLASESDFHAARIGILAETITTYFDIVSLRQQTELAGETVEVLLERESLASTSYDRGLIDSWTLSQVRQDLRNTQAGLPRLETQLTSAEARLAVLLGGYREDVEAILPDALAPQLAADPVPAGIPADLLYQRPDVRAAGQRLDAARYSIGARRAQLLPSLSLSGSIGLASADAGELFNAQQWFTNLITNLTAPIFQAGRLRNNLALAEARFDEAANAYGRTVVTAVNEVETALAGLENEARRHAFLASQRDEALATMELQSQRYESGVVGYTDYLDALRTLLNVEAALAGATRDLALARLAVHRALGGAWASPEAVPEPRMVPTSGNSENLFDPNYLGTYSIIGRDPATGELGMGVQSKAFGAGNRAMHAKGGLVIIAHQAAANPMYGAIGIQLLQAGYSPEEALEMMVGSDEGRDRRQVAILDQQGRTAAWTGAGASDWKGHKCGVDYCAQGNILTGPEVVDAMAASFESSTGPLAERLMDALDAAQAAGGDARGMQSGAILVVAPRVNGGYSDRVVDIRVDDHDEPLAELRRVLNMYRSGQMLREASRMRQDGDLQGALALAREASARSPENDNAWVTLAAILLADGREDDAFDALERAVELNPGRRRTLPGADDFERVREDPRFLRLIGR
- a CDS encoding transglutaminase family protein, translated to MIARYTIEHAIEFVYSAPVQVSVMTLYLHPVQDRRQVVRGFTIETDPSGSVFEFEGPFRNRGHFFNRPGKHRRLSIVGRSTVEVGPIPETPLEVGEDAWVRLGAEASAPELGLMLQPSRFVRSSPLLADFITNCGLERGDDPLATATALCSRLHESFDYIPGTTAVDSPIERILESREGVCQDYAHVMASILRGWGIPTRYVSGYLGPDGENGGSATTGESHAWVESWFPGIGWIGFDPTNDTQCDVRHVRVAVGRDYADVPPTRGVFRGSAESMLRTRVTIGRGEESCL
- a CDS encoding alpha-E domain-containing protein — encoded protein: MLARMAANFYWLGRYAERTENTARLLEYQLTRLVDADADELALGWRVVYRALSQSPPQAPADVDEAEAFLIADAYTLTGGLVEDTTNPASMISCWGMARENAREIRPRLPLRVWVCLNQGFLWLQETEFADAWGEGPAALVSQAMDRLRLLAGVVDASMARDDAWRFLELGRYVERLQQQVVLLDVWNRIARPEGDGLVLSWADLLRVCGAFEPYRRDRSLALHRSSVLGFLMRNPEVSRSLRYATDRIESALRGIDPAGGRPPLASPHRMVLRMAAALELDPGEAGTPPGAASGEVFESLTRDSRTLHSLVQATYVDYPVAAGLPS
- a CDS encoding circularly permuted type 2 ATP-grasp protein, with the protein product MSAVKFVDHGYADPDPAISAGSGPFRHYELDSAFHDELFNEDGTPRARARRLGAALSKIPPEDLERLQDGVYRRFVHEGITFTVLGVEDVSEQIIPIDCVPRLITAEEWDHIERGLKQRLTALNLFLHDVYHDGKSLRDGIVPVDLVLGCPQYRIEMRGMKVPHDVYVAVCGTDIVRAGDTFSVLEDNLRVPSGVSYMLACRTAMKWAFPYLYRAYGVREVADYPERLYSTIASLSLTAETPRMAVLTPGRYNSAYYEHAFLAGEMGVDLVEGRDLVVHDATLYARTAAGLRRIDVLYRRIDDDFLDPVAFREDSVLGAAGLFHAYRAGNLVLANAPGTGVADDKALYAYVPRLIRYFLDEEPILANVETHLCREPDGLAYTLDNLKELVVKEVGGSGGYGMLVGPHATKAERKAFAEQLRSDPANYISQPVLPLSRAGCFVDGRLEPRHVDLRPFVLQGKEKQHVVPGGLCRVALRKGSLVVNSSQGGGCKDLWILRE
- a CDS encoding porin; this translates as MVAAFGLGLTLPAVHPLLAQEIRARGGSTVTVGARVQAQYEASSVDEAPSSFFIRRAWVTIDGQLNDLVGARAQFNIDGAAVLEAYLELTPSEALEIQLGQFKKGMSYFWLVPNSWLPIIERDARVTGVDHCPGVGSVCTFGRLTGALGLDNYEPGILAQGRVSPHFGYRFTLTNGEGIGNKDVNTGKSASGQLSLFPTGGNTRVSAYFALDETLNSREETMGVPAVGAEVELGTWLGGPHLIANVLQGRNWKLNDDAKFSAFQFMAFWYLPMAPESQFSGIEPMLRVSWVDSGAENPEKVTGTVVTPGVMVYFTGRNGISTNVDFYSSGGRSDWSWKVQAFAFF